One Candidatus Culexarchaeum yellowstonense genomic region harbors:
- a CDS encoding iron-sulfur cluster assembly protein, protein MSGSEDLVSAIMDKLKEVIDPEAGLSIVDMGLIKDVSVISEGKVKIRMSLTVPSFMCPLSRYLILSVKKAAESVPGVKEAEIEIIEPY, encoded by the coding sequence TTGAGTGGGAGTGAGGATTTGGTGTCTGCAATTATGGATAAGCTTAAGGAGGTTATAGATCCAGAAGCTGGATTGAGCATCGTGGATATGGGGCTCATAAAGGATGTATCCGTAATCTCTGAGGGTAAAGTTAAGATAAGGATGAGTTTAACAGTTCCATCCTTCATGTGTCCACTCTCAAGATACTTGATTCTAAGCGTTAAGAAGGCTGCTGAATCGGTTCCGGGAGTTAAGGAAGCTGAAATAGAGATAATTGAGCCATATTAA
- a CDS encoding DEAD/DEAH box helicase, with translation MVMAELKGAFNLLALPVRRALEKRGFTSPTEPQEKAIPLILEGRNVLLIAPTASGKTEAAMLPIFSMMCGLQGQGVKALYITPLRALNRDLLERLEWWGRELGFRVAVRHGDTEQSERVAQARMPPDLLITTPETLQIILAGRVLRRGLSTLRWVVVDEVHELAEDKRGVQLSVALERLRKLIGHDFQIAGLSATIGSPETVGRFLVGNGRGVEIVKISAAKLMRLKVVFPEPSQEDYELAAKLYTHPDVSARLRFIRGLIENYNSVLLFVNTRAIAEVLASRFKVWDIDFPISVHHGSLSKPSRVAAERGLKNGDLKGLVCTSSLELGIDVGRIDLVIQYMSPRQVTRLIQRVGRAGHGVGRVSNGVIVTADPEDTLEAMVICRAALNEELEPVKVPEKSFDVLCHQIASLLMYRKRWSFDEILDVLKGSYPYSNICRDDLISVLNYMHNRYPRLAWVSFEDGVVLAPRNSKSVYEYFFENLSMIPDEKKYLVVNSEDNVPIGFLDEVFVSEYGDPGRKIVFRGSLWKIKEVVGDRIYVAPDSDPTGAIPSWVGEEIPVPYAVAQEVGRVRGYVESRLRSGVSLDDAVMELAGKYPVEPESIKRALNHVLEQVKRGIPVPSDRVVTLEKWGELIILTTHLGHLANRALSRVLGDALSELLGHSVEIQEDPYRIVVKASEDVNVEDVRDLIIKLSESDIKDRSIRLAERSGLFKYRLMHVARRFGAISKDMDAASIGMRRLVELFKGSVIYEEALKEYLSMDIDADAAQSFLKDLSSGVRELKCFEVEDLSPTSRIGLEKISMRSEIIPPERLRKVLIEATKARLLNEVRFFVCVENWDWWKPIRINDLNGEVKCEVCGSKLIAPLDVDEGVVEDIVGKRGSKLNSEEKRIVEEAIENAKLISEYGKLAAISLAGRGLNARTVKPILESFKEASDAFYEKIMEAERKALRRGF, from the coding sequence ATGGTTATGGCTGAGCTTAAGGGGGCATTCAATCTACTGGCGTTACCCGTTAGGAGGGCTTTGGAGAAGAGGGGGTTTACATCCCCCACTGAGCCTCAGGAGAAGGCTATACCATTGATACTTGAGGGTAGGAATGTTCTCCTAATAGCTCCAACGGCTTCAGGTAAAACTGAGGCTGCAATGCTGCCCATATTTAGTATGATGTGTGGTTTGCAGGGTCAGGGTGTTAAGGCTTTATACATAACCCCCCTTAGGGCTCTTAATAGGGATTTACTTGAGAGGTTGGAGTGGTGGGGTAGGGAGCTCGGTTTTAGAGTTGCTGTTAGGCATGGTGATACTGAGCAGTCTGAGAGGGTTGCTCAAGCTAGGATGCCCCCAGACCTATTGATCACAACCCCTGAAACTCTACAGATAATTTTGGCTGGGAGGGTTCTCCGTAGGGGTTTATCGACATTGAGATGGGTTGTTGTGGATGAGGTTCATGAGCTTGCTGAGGATAAGCGTGGAGTTCAGCTTTCAGTGGCTTTGGAGCGTTTGAGGAAGCTTATAGGGCATGACTTCCAAATCGCTGGTTTATCTGCAACTATAGGTAGCCCTGAAACTGTGGGGAGGTTTCTTGTGGGTAATGGTAGGGGGGTGGAGATCGTTAAGATTTCAGCGGCTAAGCTTATGAGGCTTAAAGTTGTCTTCCCAGAACCTTCACAGGAGGATTATGAGTTGGCTGCGAAGCTATATACTCATCCAGATGTATCTGCTAGGTTGAGGTTTATAAGGGGGCTTATTGAGAATTACAATTCAGTTCTACTTTTCGTTAATACTAGAGCTATTGCTGAGGTTTTGGCTTCTAGGTTTAAGGTTTGGGATATAGATTTTCCAATTAGCGTTCATCATGGATCGCTATCTAAGCCATCTAGGGTTGCAGCTGAGAGGGGGCTTAAGAATGGGGATTTGAAGGGGCTTGTATGCACATCATCCCTTGAACTCGGAATAGATGTGGGTAGGATAGATCTAGTCATACAGTACATGTCTCCTAGGCAAGTTACTAGGTTGATTCAGAGGGTTGGTAGGGCTGGTCATGGTGTTGGTAGGGTTTCCAATGGGGTTATAGTTACAGCCGACCCTGAAGACACCCTTGAGGCTATGGTTATATGTAGAGCTGCATTGAATGAGGAGCTTGAGCCAGTTAAGGTTCCTGAGAAATCCTTCGACGTCCTATGCCATCAAATAGCTTCACTATTAATGTATAGGAAGAGGTGGAGCTTCGATGAAATTCTAGATGTACTTAAAGGTTCATATCCATACTCCAACATATGTAGGGATGATCTCATATCAGTTTTAAATTATATGCATAATAGGTATCCTAGACTTGCATGGGTTTCCTTCGAAGATGGCGTTGTACTTGCACCTAGGAATAGTAAGAGTGTATATGAATACTTCTTCGAAAATCTATCCATGATACCTGATGAGAAGAAGTATTTGGTTGTGAATTCTGAGGATAATGTGCCCATAGGCTTCCTAGACGAGGTTTTCGTTTCAGAGTATGGTGATCCAGGGAGGAAGATAGTTTTCAGGGGGAGTTTATGGAAGATTAAGGAGGTTGTTGGTGATAGGATATATGTGGCTCCAGACAGCGATCCAACTGGCGCTATTCCAAGCTGGGTTGGGGAGGAGATTCCAGTCCCCTATGCTGTGGCTCAAGAGGTTGGTAGGGTTAGGGGTTACGTTGAATCTAGACTTCGCTCTGGAGTTTCATTGGATGATGCTGTGATGGAGTTGGCTGGGAAGTATCCTGTGGAGCCGGAATCTATTAAGAGGGCTTTAAACCACGTTTTGGAGCAGGTTAAGAGGGGGATTCCAGTTCCAAGTGATAGGGTTGTAACGTTGGAGAAGTGGGGTGAACTTATAATTTTAACAACCCATCTCGGCCATTTGGCCAATAGGGCTTTATCAAGGGTTTTGGGGGATGCATTATCTGAGCTTTTAGGTCATTCTGTGGAGATTCAGGAGGATCCATATAGGATTGTGGTTAAAGCTTCTGAGGATGTGAATGTTGAGGATGTTAGGGATCTAATAATTAAGTTGAGTGAATCTGATATTAAGGATAGATCCATTAGGCTGGCTGAGAGGTCCGGTCTATTCAAGTATAGGCTTATGCATGTTGCGAGGAGGTTTGGGGCTATATCTAAGGATATGGATGCAGCCAGTATTGGTATGCGTAGACTTGTGGAGTTGTTCAAGGGGTCAGTTATATATGAGGAGGCTTTGAAAGAGTATTTGTCCATGGATATTGATGCCGATGCCGCCCAGTCATTCCTTAAGGATCTATCTTCAGGGGTTAGGGAGCTTAAATGCTTCGAGGTTGAAGACTTATCGCCCACATCTAGGATTGGGCTGGAGAAGATATCCATGAGAAGTGAGATAATTCCACCTGAAAGGTTAAGGAAAGTTCTAATTGAAGCCACTAAGGCAAGATTGCTGAATGAAGTTAGATTCTTCGTTTGTGTTGAGAATTGGGATTGGTGGAAGCCTATTAGGATAAATGATTTGAATGGAGAAGTTAAATGTGAAGTTTGCGGTTCAAAGCTCATCGCCCCATTGGATGTTGATGAGGGTGTTGTGGAGGATATTGTGGGTAAACGTGGATCTAAACTTAATTCTGAGGAGAAGAGAATCGTTGAGGAAGCAATTGAAAATGCTAAACTAATATCCGAGTATGGGAAGTTGGCTGCAATATCCCTTGCCGGTAGAGGGCTTAACGCTAGAACAGTTAAACCAATACTTGAATCCTTCAAGGAAGCTTCAGATGCATTTTATGAGAAGATCATGGAAGCTGAGAGGAAGGCTCTTAGAAGGGGATTCTAG
- a CDS encoding 30S ribosomal protein S27ae yields the protein MAERHKLYTFDYNTGKISFIGRTCPKCGRVMAKHSDRFTCGYCGYTIFVKGK from the coding sequence GTGGCTGAGCGACATAAACTGTATACATTTGATTACAATACTGGTAAGATAAGCTTCATTGGTAGGACTTGCCCTAAGTGTGGTAGAGTTATGGCTAAACATAGTGATAGGTTTACTTGTGGATATTGTGGTTACACTATTTTTGTTAAGGGGAAGTAG
- a CDS encoding MBL fold metallo-hydrolase, translated as MYPYIQAKCTEDAKIYAVISYGLSSNTYVIESYGETAVIDVGYGPPHSNIIETLKELKISTEDVGKVLITHRHRDHTRDIKRLMEGNDDVKIYIHKNDRDIVVESLKIGKDRVYTLYGDEEVNVGKAKIKVIHTPGHTSGSICFQYYETLFTGDLVFANGEYGRTDLPTGNHRELVKSLEKILTLNINAMLPGHGEILLKEAKSHIKLALKNAMRKQTTKRDNN; from the coding sequence ATGTACCCATATATTCAAGCTAAATGCACAGAAGATGCAAAGATATATGCAGTAATAAGTTACGGGCTAAGCTCCAACACATACGTAATAGAAAGCTATGGGGAAACAGCAGTAATAGATGTTGGATATGGACCCCCACACTCAAACATAATTGAAACCTTAAAGGAACTTAAAATATCCACCGAAGATGTTGGGAAGGTGCTAATAACACATAGACATAGAGACCACACAAGAGACATTAAGAGGTTAATGGAGGGAAACGATGACGTAAAGATATACATACATAAGAATGATAGGGACATAGTGGTGGAAAGCCTAAAGATAGGAAAAGACAGAGTATACACGCTATATGGGGATGAAGAAGTAAATGTGGGAAAAGCAAAAATCAAAGTTATACACACCCCTGGACACACCTCAGGAAGCATATGCTTCCAATACTATGAAACCCTATTCACAGGAGACCTAGTATTCGCAAATGGAGAATATGGGAGGACAGATCTACCCACAGGAAACCACAGGGAACTAGTTAAAAGCCTAGAAAAGATACTCACACTAAACATAAATGCAATGCTCCCAGGACACGGCGAAATATTACTTAAAGAAGCGAAAAGCCACATAAAACTGGCATTAAAGAATGCCATGAGAAAACAAACAACAAAACGTGACAACAACTAA
- a CDS encoding ABC transporter permease has product MGKAAEKLITILIMLMALTTIINAISNVKAEENFKVSIKVVDSGGKPIGNAKIYIYKITAQKTLSFYQKLTLESGSKEVTLPQGSYTIYAKADKPETPTIDYVIGYRSLDVYENTELTITLIDAAEIRVYGECLDANSDSKGRINIYSVPSVTGIEINGTKILDSFGEGAGSIPLEIDSNLILVPANMYVNVVAEVSYSAGAGRYVYTKKYNLTGGPIKLNAGDKLIIELQNVSLSESLIEVKDALNETVKNIEKAEADGFYLSIYRSKIPYIEGLIINGDLSLKAKRYDECYSNLREAILTIGNINSGIAQLYSEATGSAILIIIILAFASTIIGSIIFDKEAYSIIASAASYMALTYIFKLLYPGINALNQNTLNMYMAISYIAVTAIMTLPRHMREGEEASLISLISSIASIAKRNLRRRKLRSTLTTVSIIIIVGGFIALTSVSTSENLTISSRIAGNEPEGIIVYRGAGDLKYSKFSAISEGIIESYSINLKSNEYSFKLESQAKLNPIEVAINPYTPQKLSIYGAIAFTNPSDPIIGEILKNLRGRLPSKSGEIALTMDAAKTLNVDIGGKIILINSGKTMTVTGILNNEFKSIVDYDDRTLTPGKLVMITGGEEVRIELMDCEPSEIVMVSAEDAKTFTLLPARLYVKITDSEEAISLSKRIALSGDYIVKAIASGKVYTMQYKSYMDIRGFEAMLTLAISISNVGIVMLASVYERKNEVTILSAIGLNPSHITAIFAFEAAIMGLIAGGLGYMIGLSFYKLSQTLNLTIEVYPKVSSNWAIATIIVAGATAVIGAIPALKSSVIVTPSKLMKWKADYKPEGSEKPWEFMIPVRVMETEVESMIEYTMRKLRETPGVERLRREEGWNIKFSYRIGQGTIGSSGSINHIKIYVEGGEVKIKLMIQPYGENLEKHAYEVAKLIREIMIRWRSGI; this is encoded by the coding sequence ATGGGGAAGGCTGCGGAGAAGCTGATCACAATATTGATAATGTTAATGGCATTAACAACCATAATAAACGCCATAAGCAATGTGAAGGCTGAGGAAAACTTCAAAGTCTCAATTAAGGTGGTGGACAGTGGAGGAAAACCAATAGGAAATGCAAAAATATACATATACAAGATTACAGCACAGAAAACACTCAGCTTCTACCAGAAACTGACCCTGGAATCTGGATCAAAAGAGGTGACGTTACCTCAAGGATCATACACAATATATGCAAAGGCAGATAAACCTGAAACCCCAACAATAGACTACGTCATAGGATATAGAAGCCTAGACGTTTATGAAAACACCGAATTAACAATAACCCTAATCGATGCAGCTGAGATAAGGGTTTACGGAGAATGCCTAGATGCAAACAGCGATTCAAAGGGGAGAATAAACATATACAGCGTTCCATCAGTAACTGGAATTGAAATAAATGGAACAAAAATTCTTGACAGCTTCGGGGAGGGGGCTGGATCCATACCCCTAGAAATAGATAGCAACCTAATACTAGTACCAGCAAACATGTATGTAAACGTGGTGGCAGAAGTCTCATACTCAGCCGGTGCTGGAAGATACGTATACACCAAGAAATACAACCTAACTGGAGGGCCAATAAAGCTTAATGCAGGGGATAAGCTAATCATAGAACTTCAAAATGTAAGTTTAAGTGAAAGCTTAATCGAGGTGAAGGATGCATTAAATGAAACTGTAAAGAACATAGAGAAGGCGGAGGCAGATGGATTCTACCTATCAATATATAGATCGAAGATACCATACATAGAGGGGTTAATAATCAATGGAGATTTATCACTTAAAGCTAAGAGATATGATGAATGCTACTCAAACCTTAGGGAAGCAATACTAACAATAGGAAACATAAACAGTGGAATAGCGCAATTATATAGTGAAGCGACAGGCTCAGCAATACTAATAATAATCATACTGGCATTTGCATCCACAATAATTGGATCGATAATTTTTGATAAAGAGGCTTACAGCATAATAGCCTCAGCAGCCTCCTACATGGCATTAACATACATATTCAAACTACTATACCCTGGAATAAATGCATTAAACCAGAATACACTAAACATGTACATGGCAATCTCATACATAGCAGTAACAGCCATAATGACACTACCAAGACACATGAGGGAGGGGGAGGAAGCCTCCCTAATAAGCCTAATATCATCAATAGCTTCAATAGCAAAGAGGAATCTTAGGAGGAGGAAGCTTAGAAGCACACTAACAACAGTATCCATAATTATCATTGTAGGTGGATTCATAGCCTTAACATCAGTTTCAACATCGGAAAATCTGACAATATCATCAAGAATTGCGGGGAATGAGCCAGAGGGGATAATAGTGTATAGGGGGGCTGGCGACCTTAAATACAGCAAATTCTCAGCCATAAGTGAGGGGATCATAGAATCATACTCAATAAATTTGAAGAGCAATGAATATTCATTCAAACTTGAAAGCCAAGCCAAATTAAACCCAATAGAAGTAGCAATAAACCCATACACGCCACAAAAACTAAGCATATATGGTGCAATAGCCTTCACAAACCCATCAGACCCAATAATAGGGGAGATACTCAAAAACCTAAGGGGGAGACTACCATCAAAGAGTGGGGAAATAGCTTTAACAATGGATGCAGCAAAAACATTAAACGTAGACATTGGCGGGAAGATAATCCTAATTAACAGTGGGAAAACCATGACGGTAACTGGCATACTAAACAACGAATTCAAATCCATAGTGGACTACGATGACAGAACACTCACACCTGGAAAACTCGTCATGATAACAGGTGGAGAGGAGGTTAGAATAGAACTCATGGATTGCGAACCATCAGAAATAGTGATGGTCTCAGCAGAGGATGCAAAAACATTCACATTGCTACCCGCAAGACTATACGTGAAGATCACGGATAGCGAGGAGGCAATATCACTATCAAAGCGCATAGCACTATCAGGAGACTATATAGTTAAAGCCATAGCCTCAGGAAAAGTTTACACCATGCAATACAAGAGCTACATGGATATAAGGGGGTTTGAAGCCATGTTAACCCTAGCAATATCAATATCAAATGTGGGTATAGTTATGCTTGCATCAGTTTATGAGAGGAAGAATGAAGTCACCATACTCTCAGCCATAGGCTTAAATCCAAGCCACATAACAGCAATATTCGCCTTCGAAGCGGCAATAATGGGGTTGATTGCAGGTGGATTGGGATACATGATTGGACTATCATTCTACAAGCTCTCACAAACATTAAACCTAACAATAGAAGTATACCCAAAAGTTTCATCAAACTGGGCCATAGCCACCATAATAGTGGCTGGGGCAACTGCAGTCATAGGAGCCATACCAGCATTAAAATCCTCCGTAATAGTCACACCATCAAAACTAATGAAATGGAAGGCGGACTACAAACCTGAAGGCTCTGAGAAACCATGGGAATTCATGATACCAGTAAGGGTAATGGAAACAGAAGTGGAATCAATGATTGAATACACCATGAGAAAACTCAGAGAGACACCTGGAGTTGAGAGGCTTAGAAGGGAGGAGGGGTGGAATATAAAGTTCAGTTATAGGATTGGGCAGGGAACCATAGGATCCTCTGGATCAATAAACCACATAAAGATATACGTGGAGGGAGGGGAGGTTAAAATCAAACTGATGATTCAACCATATGGGGAAAACTTGGAGAAACATGCATATGAAGTAGCTAAGCTAATTAGGGAGATAATGATAAGGTGGAGGAGTGGAATCTAA